The sequence below is a genomic window from Sorangiineae bacterium MSr12523.
CTGCTCGAGCGCCGCCATCAGCGCATCGCGCATCGCCTCGGCGGAAGGCCATCGCTCGGCGCGATCGAGCGAGAGCGCCTTGTCGATGCATCGCACGATGACCTCAGGCACGGCCGGCGCAACCTCGGCCAGCGATCGGGCAGGTCGCGTGGCGATGGCGACGAGCTGCGCCCCCAGGTTGTCGGCCGCGTGCACCAGCTCTCCCGAGAGCAGCGCGAACATGGTGGCCCCTACGGCCCAAATGTCGGTGCACGGACCGACGGCCTCGCGATCGCCGAGGGCCTGCTCCGGGGCCATGAACGCGGGGGTTCCCAAAAGAGGCCCCGTCAACGTCACAAAGCCGTCGGGGTCGACCCGCCGGGCGATTCCGAAGTCGAGAACGCGCGCATGGCCATCGGCCGTGACGAAAATGTTGTCGGGCTTGATGTCGCGGTGCACGACACCTTGCGCATGGGCGCTGGCAAGCACGTCGAGCACCTCGGACATGAGCAGCGCGACCTCGGCCACGGGAAGACGCTTTCCGGCGCGCTCCCATCGTGCGCGCAAGGTCTCGCCCTCGAGCAGCGGCATGACCAAGAAAGGGCACCCGCGCTCGTCCACATCGTCATCGAGAACGGGAACGGCGCCGGGGTGGTCGATGCGATTGGCCAGGTACGCCTCGCGCGCAAACAGCTTCAACACGGTGGAATCTTCCGCGAGGCCCTCGAGCAGGAACTTCAAGGCCACGCGGTTCCCATTCCGATGCGTCGCCGCGTACACCGCGGCCATGCCTCCAATGCCGAGAAGGCGCGCGATGCGGTATTTCCCGACGGTGCTGCCGACACGTGTCAGCGCATGGGCATTCACGGTGGAGCGAGACGAAGGCGCGGGCATCACACCGCGTTAATTATCAGGAAATCCGTCGATGGCCCGGCGGTAGCGTTCGCGGCGGGCGGAGTCGCGGAGGATTTCGTAAGCCTCCTCGAGCACTTCGACGATCTTTCTCACGTCCGGAGCGAGGTCGAGCAGACGCGGGGTGAGCAGGCGCGCGGGCTCGAAGGCGCGGCGTAACTCGAGGAAGGCGCGGCGGACTTCGTAGCCGGTGGCGTTGCGCGGCACGCCGAGGATGGCGAAATAGTCGCCCTCGTCGACCAGTTGCATGCGCGTGCGGACGCGGGCGCGCACGGCGTCGACGTCGAGGGCATCGATTTCCGCGGGCGAGACGTCGTCGAGCCCTGCGCGAACGCCCTTGAGGGCTCGGGCCACCTGGATCACGCCGAGCAGCGACAGGGCGTAGAGCACGGAGCCCATGTCGGTATCAGCGTGCGTCGCGAGCGCCGCCTCGATGGAGTGGCCGCGGCCTTGCTCCAAAATGGCCAGCTCCGCGGGGCCGAGGGCGCACTCGGTGAGCAGCTGCGGCTTGGGCCCTTCGGCGATGCGCGAATGGACGCCGCCCATGCGCAGGATCGCATCCTCGGGGGCGACCACGCGGCGCAGAACCTCGACGAAGACCTCCGCGCCGGTGGAGCCGCCAAATACGCTGGGCTCGCCGCGCAGCCGGCCCGGGGGCTCGGGCTCGATGAGGGAGGTGCCATCTTTGATCAGAAGGGCGCGCCCCAGGATCCACTCGGCGTGCCCGCGAAGCACGGGCCAGAGTTGGTCCTGCCGCAAATAGCCCTGCGCCACCAGCGCCGCGCCGGCGTGCCGCCCGAAGGTGGCGAAGCGGCCCGCGAGCTGGCTCACCTTTTCGCGCGGAAGATCGCCGCGCGCGACCAGGTACGCG
It includes:
- a CDS encoding serine/threonine protein kinase, which gives rise to MPAPSSRSTVNAHALTRVGSTVGKYRIARLLGIGGMAAVYAATHRNGNRVALKFLLEGLAEDSTVLKLFAREAYLANRIDHPGAVPVLDDDVDERGCPFLVMPLLEGETLRARWERAGKRLPVAEVALLMSEVLDVLASAHAQGVVHRDIKPDNIFVTADGHARVLDFGIARRVDPDGFVTLTGPLLGTPAFMAPEQALGDREAVGPCTDIWAVGATMFALLSGELVHAADNLGAQLVAIATRPARSLAEVAPAVPEVIVRCIDKALSLDRAERWPSAEAMRDALMAALEQAAGEPVPSLAASVRAKLVAELATDLGETRVTKQAAIRRLAPKVDSGIEIRATPLFRAFRLVPAIAHRILAKHGLGRFSQMGRFIPDARAWWPREAFVAALREIGEAVGPAKMVEIGQLKAKLHCAPPRLAADGSAPAFPLDIRSALKMVDVAYHLDIRVHGKLAFDVATGQMLEGVGNLRYGGEIAPNCIAIECSTPYPCEIDLGVGMAMCRRFEPLAIVEHAPGGCRKDGAEQCVYHVTW